The proteins below come from a single Candidatus Rokuibacteriota bacterium genomic window:
- a CDS encoding ATP-binding protein, producing the protein MTPDPISADLKTVLRRLRLSRVLDTLPERLTLGRQQPLPHQDFLLLILTDEVTRRDSLAATLRAQRAGLDPGAQLEHWNTTAHVTFDRALLNELVTLRFLEAHHHVALVGPVGVGKSFLAHALGHIACRRGHSVLALRTDAMLKTLKHARLTQSHEAELRKLLAVDLLILDDFALDAMEAQESRDAYEVFLERDRAGSLIVASNRGPDEWLATFADPVRAQSALDRFTSRAFDLVIEGESYRTRLKPSLPAPARKGPAAHG; encoded by the coding sequence ATGACCCCTGACCCGATCTCGGCCGACCTGAAGACCGTGCTGCGTCGCCTCCGGCTCTCCCGCGTGCTCGACACGCTCCCTGAGCGCCTGACCCTCGGGCGCCAGCAGCCGCTGCCCCACCAGGACTTCCTCCTCCTCATCCTCACCGACGAGGTGACGCGCCGAGACAGCCTGGCCGCCACCCTGCGGGCGCAGCGGGCCGGCCTCGACCCCGGCGCCCAGCTCGAGCATTGGAACACCACGGCCCACGTCACCTTCGATCGCGCGCTCCTCAACGAGCTCGTCACGCTCCGCTTCCTGGAGGCGCATCACCACGTCGCCCTCGTCGGGCCCGTCGGCGTCGGCAAGAGCTTTCTCGCCCACGCCCTGGGCCACATCGCCTGTCGCCGCGGCCACTCTGTCCTCGCCCTCCGCACGGACGCGATGCTCAAGACCCTCAAGCACGCCCGGCTCACCCAGAGTCATGAGGCCGAGCTCCGTAAGCTCCTCGCCGTGGACCTCCTGATCCTCGACGACTTCGCCCTCGATGCCATGGAGGCCCAGGAGAGCCGCGACGCCTATGAGGTCTTCCTCGAACGGGACCGCGCCGGCTCGCTGATCGTCGCCAGCAACCGCGGGCCCGATGAATGGCTCGCCACCTTCGCCGACCCCGTCCGCGCGCAGAGCGCCCTCGATCGCTTCACCAGCCGCGCCTTCGACCTCGTCATCGAGGGCGAGTCCTACCGCACCCGGCTCAAGCCCAGCCTGCCAGCCCCCGCGCGCAAGGGCCCGGCCGCCCATGGATGA